The genome window ATGTGAGGAAAAACGTTTCCTCGGCTCCTCCTCTGTGGTTTCAGCTTTATATTCACCATCACTAACATGTAAATGATTGATTCTTTCTTTACTGGTGGTTTTTGTCTCTCATATAAGTCATTTTTAGACACTTTGTTTTCTCCGTTTCTTTCACTTGAAGCTAAGAATTACATTTCATCCATATAAATCTGTTCTTATTGATAAAAAGACACTAAATTCCTGCGCTGAGGTAGCCAGCGCAGGACAATGAAGACGTGCAGGAGACCAGCACTGCAGGCAAACATGACCTCCATTGTCTGCTCTCCATTAATGAAGCAGGTAACAAAACAAGCACTGAAGCTCAGAGAAGCTCTGACGGCAAAGTGACTGAGAAATAAAGGACTGCAGACCCTATTCTTAATGTGATCCAGATGTGTAAGGTCAGGTTTCCTCTAGCAGCTGTGGAtcatccagcagggggcgacagGTGATGCTCATGTTTGCAGACGATGCTGTACATGACATAGGGAACgtagagcagagcagcatgaGAGGAGGTGGTGTCAGCAGCACAGTTTCACACTTTAAATGAAATCTGCAGGAGAAACCAGACAGCAGGGTTAGTTCTTTATTGATCAACAGACACGTGAGAGGCGTCAAGCTGAACACGATAAAAGacacaaatacaaacagtaCAATTTGAATCCCCGTCTCCACAGTAAAAGTCTAAATTGCACAAAAATTATCCTGTCAGAGTCCCGTGAGCACAGGAAGTAAGGCTTCCCCGAGAGGAGCTCGCAGGCTCGAATCACATGAGTCTGAGTTAGAGCTTAAAATCTCTAAAAAATCTCTAATGAAACTGTAAAATGTGCCACAGATAAAGGAAGCTCACTGAGGTTTGTAGTCATGTCAGTGTTTCATCAATCTATGTGATTAGCATGGTGAAGATGAGAGAGGAAGGACAAAGTGATCCCAGTATCTGATCTGTGAGAGTCTCACAGGTGAGCTTAGGCACAAGTTCAGTGCAGGAGAGCAAACAACACACTCAGGCAACGTCCACACTGGCCCGGATAGAAACGGCGTTTTCGTCTGAAGACGCTCCGCGTCCACACAagcgttttcagtcattttcacagagttgtgcgtccacactGAAACAGCTGCAAACGCTGACGTTCCAGTGCTGCGCATgcgcctgcctcatttctgtctgccgcttATTTACTTTCCTGCTCTTTGAAACGTCGCAGGAAAAGCAGCGAGTTTTtcaaatggactaacaatgaagTGGAGtcgttgctgcgagtaacacaaaagtacaaagttgcaaaagcgagtgagaattaaagaatgtGAAGAAAAGCTCTCTGGAGCGCGTGCAGACTGATGTTCATCTttaaatagggctgtcaaacgaaacagctgctgtgtaacgccctccgctatcttagtttaactggtcacatgactgcatcatgtGACTAACATGTGTCATCGTTTTCAAAAGTCTCCCTTCTCGCTGTCCACACTGGGACGGGAAAGCACCGTCTTCAAATGTGTgcgttttcgagagcgttttgaaaacgctgcGTTTTCCTTTGGGGAAAACGGCGTCTCGGTGAGGACGGGAGgccaaaatggagagaaaacgaatgaaaacgcattagtgtggacgtagcctcagacTCAAACCAGCACAGGTTCAAGAGTCCTTCCCTATctgtgcagcagcgcctcctgCTGTCTCCTCGCTTTAGTCGCACGTATCTGCTCACAGAGGCAGTTGTCGTTTGCTCGTGTTGCTCTGTAGCGTCCTGATTCAGAACCACCGACCCGAGCTGCCGAGAGGCATCACAGCCGTCCAGCTGCCGGCACCTGTGTCTTTGGACGCTCGCCGTCTCCGCTCCCGCTGCCTCTACACCTCCTTCTCCTCTTTGCCCTGAACGGACGTCCTCCTCAGGTTCTCCTTGACTTTGACGAACTCGGGGGCTCTCAGGTCTTCGTGCTCCTGCTGTCTCTCCAGCTGAGGACACAAACACGCAGAAACATCTGGATTCACCCCCCTCAGATCAGCAAGaccagggtcaaaggtcatggGCAGCACACGCAGCATAAAGAAAACCTGCTGCTTTAACGCCGACTGAGCAGCGACGCGCTTCTCATCCTGCGACTGCTGCCACAGGTTTACATGCTTCAGGTGAGCGCACAAGAACGACTGCAGGTACACAATGATCAGCTGTGATCGAGACGACAAAGCTCCAATGTAAAGAGAAAGGTGGTGATGaagagcaacacacacacacagacacacacacacacacacacacacagacacacacacacacacacagacacacacacacacacacaaagacacagacacacaaagacacacacacacacacacacacacacagacagacacagacacacaaagacacacacacacacacacagacacacacacacacacacagacacacaaagacacacacacacacacacagacacacaaagacacacagacacacacacagacagacacacagacacacacacacagacacacaaagacacacacacacacacagacacacaaagacacacacacacagacacacacacacagacacacaaagacacacacacagacacacacacacacacacagccacacacacacacacacacacagccacagacacacacacagccacagacacacacacacacacagcgagcACTTCATGAAGAAACGATGAGAAGCGTCTTGACGCTGCATCCAGgtctccaaaggttgattctgttcgtttggacgttttcagtgggagaagcgtttcgtCATCATGCAgctttcttcagtctcagctggctgcaggtttccaaccttataaacagcacGTTTATAAACAGCTggacagcccattgttccttcagtgggctggtttcagtcatcatGCAAATGTAcagacgaaacgtttctcccacggaaaacgtccagatgaacagaatcagctttcGGAGAAACGATGTGAAAGTCTTTGAACTTGTGTAACGTGACACACAGAGCGTCACAGCTTTGTAATTCCACATCGCTGTGATtcactggtgtgtgtgtctgtgtgtgttacctCCTCCAGCTTCTTGTGTCTCTTCAGCAGTTCGGCCTCCAGAGGAGAAACCTTCCTGCGAGCCtcgtcctcctccttcctctgtttgatcagctgatctctccTCCTGGACTCCAGCACCCGCTGCAGCTCGGGCTTCATTTCCACACTGACCCCCGCTCtgcgcgcacacagacacacacacacatacacaattcagactgtgtgtgtgtgtgtgtgtgcagcattcgGCCCCTCATGAATCATTCACGCCGCTCGCCTCCTCTTTTCCAGGAGCCTTTAACTTCTTTGTGTTTCAGGCCTGGAGcttaaataaagttgttttgtGCCTCGCTGCTCCTCCTGAATGAGGTGAGAACTTTCCCAGCGTCCTCGGCGGTCAGAGGCCTGGGAGGCAGGAGGCTGTTGCTTAGCAGCGCCTGCTTCACAAACCCCTCACGGCCCAAGCCCGACCGCAGCGACGCCATTTAAATGGCCAAATGCTGATTGGTCAGCGGGTGTCAGGTAAACCCGAGGACACGGCAGTGGTTGAGCGATGTTGAGCTCTGAATACAAGCGAGGACACCGTCCTGCTGACAGTGGAAGCAACAAACGAGCTTTTGACACAAACGAGTTCACCGAGCATCGCTGAGTTACTGAGTTCCTGTCACATGAACGAGTTCTGGTCATGTGACAGGAACTCGGTGACGTGGTCACGCGGGGAAAGAATTTTAGCTCGGCCTGATTCTGTGTTTCCAGGCTTTTGTTAGAGAGGTCTTTTATTTGACTTCAGGAAGTGTGATCAGTGATTAGACACGTGAGCGTGACCTTCACTCACTGGCGCTCTGCCGGCAGCATCGATAACACGCTCAGTATATCAGAAACATCACTGATGACACTTCCCTGAAATATGATCTAAATCTGAGGCTCCATCAACCCAAACTCCCACAACTAAAAAACATCTTTTCCACAAATGTTCCATGAAATTCATCTCTAATAATCTAAAAACACATCTCTGACTGCGTCCTGAGACACAGGCGGGTTCAGATGGCGTGACTCGAGTTCAAACTTTCAGCTTTCATAACTGAACATGAGTGGATTTAAACAGTCTGAATAAAGCT of Maylandia zebra isolate NMK-2024a linkage group LG5, Mzebra_GT3a, whole genome shotgun sequence contains these proteins:
- the si:ch211-236d3.4 gene encoding actin-associated protein FAM107A isoform X2 — protein: MEPSTAQGRVVKSASAYASLQQHGSEGVHGKSSPVAVFVPRPDYLEGDEDTDLIKPKKLVNPVKASKSHQELHRELLSSYKRAGVSVEMKPELQRVLESRRRDQLIKQRKEEDEARRKVSPLEAELLKRHKKLEELERQQEHEDLRAPEFVKVKENLRRTSVQGKEEKEV